A part of Nitrospirota bacterium genomic DNA contains:
- a CDS encoding glycosyltransferase family 2 protein, which yields MQKITAAIITFNEEHRIERCLRSLDWVDEIVVIDSFSTDRTVDICKRYTQTVFQHAWPYNYSEQKTKAHEYASHDWILFIDADEVVTKALRDEIIVLFKAGPTADAFGIPRREYFGGKWIKAGGWYPQYKTILYRKSMGEWVNPIHEKFVTRGRTEHLMNPILHDGYANFKTFMDKFNVYSSLEAERTFQEGRRTKFSLLKAVFKPLERFYGRFIRHRGYKDGVHGFYMAAVIAFNYFLAELKLYERLYEKRNQENWDAVYRREAVGSDRDDTGTK from the coding sequence ATGCAAAAGATCACCGCTGCCATCATAACCTTTAACGAAGAGCACAGGATAGAGCGATGCCTGAGGAGCCTGGACTGGGTGGATGAGATCGTTGTCATCGACTCATTCAGCACCGACCGCACCGTCGACATCTGCAAGCGCTATACGCAGACGGTATTTCAGCACGCCTGGCCGTACAACTATTCCGAGCAGAAAACAAAGGCCCATGAATATGCGTCTCATGACTGGATATTGTTCATTGACGCTGACGAGGTCGTAACGAAAGCGCTGCGGGACGAGATCATTGTCTTGTTCAAGGCAGGCCCAACTGCCGATGCTTTCGGTATCCCGCGCAGAGAGTATTTTGGCGGTAAATGGATCAAGGCGGGCGGCTGGTACCCCCAGTACAAGACCATCTTGTATCGGAAGTCCATGGGAGAATGGGTGAACCCGATCCACGAGAAATTCGTGACGCGGGGAAGAACGGAACATCTCATGAATCCCATCCTGCACGACGGTTATGCGAACTTCAAGACCTTCATGGACAAGTTCAATGTCTATAGTTCGCTGGAGGCAGAGAGGACCTTTCAGGAAGGCCGCCGCACGAAGTTCAGTTTACTGAAGGCCGTGTTCAAACCGCTTGAACGTTTTTACGGAAGGTTCATCAGACATCGGGGCTACAAGGACGGCGTGCATGGGTTCTATATGGCCGCGGTGATAGCCTTTAACTATTTTCTGGCAGAGTTGAAATTATACGAACGCTTGTATGAAAAACGGAACCAAGAGAACTGGGACGCCGTATATCGCCGGGAAGCCGTGGGATCGGACCGTGATGACACGGGAACAAAATGA